The following proteins come from a genomic window of Halomarina ordinaria:
- a CDS encoding acylphosphatase has translation MDGTRAHVFVSGKVQGVWYRDSTRRAARERGVDGWVRNLDDGRVEAVFEGREDAVESMVEWCHTGSDLARVEDVEVEYGDLQGEDGFSVRR, from the coding sequence ATGGATGGGACACGCGCACACGTCTTCGTCTCCGGGAAGGTCCAGGGCGTCTGGTACCGCGACTCGACCCGGCGCGCCGCCCGCGAACGCGGCGTCGACGGCTGGGTCCGCAACCTCGACGACGGCCGCGTCGAGGCCGTGTTCGAGGGCCGGGAGGACGCCGTCGAGTCGATGGTCGAGTGGTGTCACACGGGGAGCGACCTCGCCCGCGTCGAGGACGTCGAGGTGGAGTACGGGGACCTGCAGGGCGAAGACGGCTTCTCGGTCCGTCGCTGA
- a CDS encoding low molecular weight phosphatase family protein translates to MSTDTPRLAFVCVQNAGRSQMATAFANRERAARGLDWEILTGGTHPADHVHEEVVEVMREEGLDLSATTPREISTEELRTCDYVATMGCSTLDLGDAAGVDVRDWALADPDGEDPERVREIRDEIARRVRDLFDEVAADGN, encoded by the coding sequence ATGTCCACCGACACACCACGGCTCGCGTTCGTGTGCGTCCAGAACGCCGGTCGCTCGCAGATGGCGACCGCGTTCGCGAACCGAGAACGAGCGGCGCGCGGCCTCGACTGGGAGATACTCACCGGCGGCACCCACCCCGCGGACCACGTCCACGAGGAGGTGGTCGAGGTCATGCGCGAGGAAGGCCTCGACCTCTCGGCGACGACGCCCCGCGAGATATCGACCGAGGAACTGCGTACCTGTGACTACGTCGCCACGATGGGCTGTTCGACCCTCGACCTCGGCGACGCGGCGGGCGTCGACGTCCGCGACTGGGCGCTCGCCGACCCCGACGGGGAGGACCCCGAGCGCGTCCGGGAGATACGCGACGAGATAGCGCGCCGCGTCCGGGACCTGTTCGACGAGGTGGCCGCCGACGGGAACTGA
- a CDS encoding NAD(P)H-hydrate dehydratase, whose product MISSATMAAVDENAAALGVPRKQLMESSGNAVARRVRELVDPGAAVAVVAGRGNNGGDAFVAARFLDDYDVTVHLLGRPESITTDIARENWDALVECEYDAREVRDSRALDLGDPDLVVDAMLGTGVSGAPRDPERSAVEAIDATDAVVVSVDVPSGVDADTGEAAGVAVEADHVVTFHDAKPGLDALAAEVTVADIGIPPAAERFVGPGDLRSIRRDPNASKGDAGRVFVVGGGPYTGAPALAGQAALRAGADLSFVAVPESVKTPIQAYAEDLIVQPYEGERLTPEHVDDLVRTATDHDDVVVLGPGLGSADETLDAAREFLASFDGRVVVDADALPVVPEVETDATLVCTPNRNELAEMGGPEVDDLRDHLGEVEGFAADLGHVVLAKAKDDVVSDGERTRVCRAGTPGMTVGGTGDTLAGVTAAMLATHDAFDAACVAPYVNGRAAELLEADHGDGLLASDLLEAIPRAVWGERDA is encoded by the coding sequence ATGATTTCGAGCGCCACGATGGCCGCCGTCGACGAGAACGCCGCCGCCCTCGGCGTCCCCCGGAAACAGCTCATGGAGTCGAGCGGGAACGCCGTCGCCCGACGGGTCCGCGAACTCGTCGACCCCGGCGCGGCCGTCGCCGTCGTCGCCGGCCGCGGGAACAACGGCGGCGACGCGTTCGTCGCCGCCCGCTTCCTCGACGACTACGACGTCACCGTCCACCTCCTCGGTCGTCCGGAGAGCATCACCACCGACATCGCCCGCGAGAACTGGGACGCCCTCGTCGAGTGCGAGTACGACGCCCGCGAGGTACGCGACTCGCGGGCGCTCGACCTCGGCGACCCGGACCTCGTCGTCGACGCGATGCTCGGGACCGGCGTGAGCGGCGCGCCACGCGACCCCGAGCGAAGCGCCGTCGAAGCTATCGACGCCACCGACGCCGTCGTCGTGAGCGTCGACGTCCCCTCCGGCGTGGACGCGGACACCGGCGAGGCGGCGGGCGTCGCCGTCGAGGCCGACCACGTGGTGACGTTCCACGACGCGAAGCCGGGCCTCGACGCCCTCGCGGCCGAGGTGACGGTGGCGGACATCGGCATCCCGCCGGCCGCCGAGCGCTTCGTCGGCCCCGGCGACCTGCGGTCCATCCGTCGCGACCCGAACGCGAGCAAGGGTGACGCCGGCCGGGTGTTCGTCGTCGGGGGCGGTCCCTACACCGGTGCACCGGCGCTGGCGGGACAGGCGGCCCTCCGGGCCGGTGCCGACCTCTCGTTCGTCGCCGTACCCGAGTCGGTGAAGACGCCGATACAGGCCTACGCCGAGGACCTCATCGTCCAGCCCTACGAGGGGGAGCGCCTCACGCCGGAGCACGTCGACGACCTCGTCCGAACAGCGACCGACCACGACGACGTCGTCGTCCTCGGTCCCGGCCTCGGGAGCGCGGACGAGACGCTCGACGCGGCGCGGGAGTTCCTCGCGTCGTTCGACGGGCGCGTCGTCGTCGACGCCGACGCCCTCCCCGTCGTCCCCGAGGTGGAGACGGACGCGACGCTGGTCTGCACGCCGAACCGCAACGAACTCGCGGAGATGGGCGGCCCCGAGGTCGACGACCTGCGCGACCACCTAGGTGAGGTCGAAGGATTCGCGGCCGACCTCGGACACGTCGTACTGGCGAAGGCGAAGGACGACGTGGTCTCCGACGGCGAGCGCACCCGGGTCTGTCGGGCCGGCACCCCGGGGATGACCGTCGGCGGGACGGGCGACACGCTCGCGGGCGTCACCGCCGCGATGCTCGCCACGCACGACGCCTTCGACGCCGCCTGCGTCGCCCCCTACGTCAACGGGCGGGCCGCGGAACTGCTCGAAGCCGACCACGGCGACGGCCTGCTCGCCTCCGACCTGCTGGAGGCTATCCCGCGGGCCGTGTGGGGTGAGCGCGATGCGTGA
- the moaC gene encoding cyclic pyranopterin monophosphate synthase MoaC has product MRDESDGSSEDLTHTDEEGNVQMVDVGAKPDTARRAVAAGEIHLSRSTVEAIRTDAVEKGDVLATARVGAVQAVKHTWETVPMCHQIPITNVDTAFDVRDDRVVLEVAVETTGKTGCEMEALEGVTTGLNVVWDMVKAAEKDADGQYPGTRIEAVRVVTKEKRELP; this is encoded by the coding sequence ATGCGTGACGAGTCGGACGGGTCGTCGGAGGACCTGACCCACACCGACGAGGAGGGGAACGTCCAGATGGTCGACGTGGGGGCCAAACCGGACACCGCCCGGCGGGCGGTCGCCGCCGGCGAGATTCACCTCTCGCGCTCGACGGTCGAGGCCATCCGGACCGACGCCGTCGAGAAGGGGGACGTCCTCGCCACCGCCCGCGTCGGTGCGGTTCAGGCGGTGAAACACACCTGGGAGACGGTGCCCATGTGCCACCAGATACCCATCACGAACGTCGACACCGCCTTCGACGTGCGCGACGACCGCGTCGTCCTCGAAGTCGCCGTGGAGACGACGGGCAAGACCGGCTGCGAGATGGAGGCGCTGGAGGGCGTCACCACGGGGTTGAACGTCGTCTGGGACATGGTGAAGGCCGCGGAGAAGGACGCGGATGGCCAGTACCCGGGAACGCGCATCGAGGCCGTCCGCGTCGTCACGAAGGAGAAGCGCGAGCTACCGTAG
- the hflX gene encoding GTPase HflX, with protein MTGTERDPDGAVIAKRADSGAPDTGEIRDLARAAGYRVAGEVTQTRKEDPALCLGEGKVDELARLVRRTEAAAVVFDNRLGPYQTYNLGTRLPDGVEVLDRFRLILDIFGQRARTRKAQLQVELAELRYELPRVEAKVSLARRDERPGFMGLGEYDESRERDIKSRISRIREELSQIERDEEDRRERRRESGFDLVALAGYTNAGKSTLLRQLAADLDVDENEGLHPDLDTTAESRDRLFTTLGTTTRRADMDRRDVLVTDTVGFISDLPHWLVESFKSTLDAVYRADLVLLVVDVSEPIEDIREKVVTSHDTLYERNEAPIVTVLNKVDRVPEEDVEEKAAALSALAPYPVAVSGTEGTGVEDLLDRIDRELPPYEHERLVLPMSDETMSLVSWIHDNANVNDVDYGEQVVVDFEARPVVVEKSRARANDLPAVAES; from the coding sequence GTGACTGGCACAGAGCGAGACCCCGACGGAGCGGTTATCGCGAAGCGAGCCGACAGCGGCGCGCCCGACACCGGAGAGATACGCGACCTGGCCCGGGCGGCGGGCTATCGCGTCGCCGGCGAGGTGACCCAGACCCGGAAGGAGGACCCCGCGCTCTGTCTCGGCGAGGGGAAGGTCGACGAACTGGCGAGGCTCGTCCGCCGGACGGAGGCGGCCGCCGTCGTCTTCGACAACCGCCTCGGCCCCTACCAGACGTACAACCTCGGCACGCGACTGCCCGACGGCGTCGAGGTACTCGACCGGTTCCGCCTCATCCTCGACATCTTCGGCCAGCGCGCGCGGACGCGAAAGGCACAGTTGCAGGTCGAACTCGCGGAGTTGCGCTACGAACTCCCGCGCGTCGAGGCGAAGGTGAGCCTCGCCCGACGCGACGAGCGCCCCGGCTTCATGGGCCTCGGCGAGTACGACGAGTCGCGCGAACGCGACATCAAGTCGCGCATCAGTCGCATCCGCGAGGAACTCTCACAGATAGAGCGCGACGAGGAAGACCGCCGCGAGCGTCGGCGCGAGTCGGGGTTCGACCTCGTGGCGCTCGCGGGCTACACCAACGCCGGGAAGTCCACCCTCCTGCGCCAACTCGCCGCCGACCTCGACGTCGACGAGAACGAGGGGCTCCACCCGGACCTCGACACCACCGCCGAGTCGCGCGACCGGCTGTTCACCACCCTCGGGACGACCACCCGCCGGGCGGACATGGACCGGCGCGACGTCCTCGTCACCGACACCGTCGGGTTCATCTCCGACCTGCCCCACTGGCTGGTCGAGTCGTTCAAGTCCACGCTCGACGCCGTCTACCGCGCGGACCTGGTCCTCCTCGTGGTCGACGTGAGCGAACCGATCGAGGACATCCGCGAGAAGGTCGTCACCAGCCACGACACGCTGTACGAACGCAACGAGGCGCCCATCGTCACCGTCCTCAACAAGGTCGACCGGGTGCCGGAGGAGGACGTCGAGGAGAAGGCCGCCGCGCTCTCGGCGCTCGCGCCGTACCCGGTCGCGGTGAGCGGGACGGAGGGCACCGGCGTCGAGGACCTCCTCGACCGCATCGACCGCGAACTCCCGCCGTACGAGCACGAGCGCCTCGTCCTCCCGATGAGCGACGAGACGATGAGCCTCGTCTCCTGGATTCACGACAACGCCAACGTCAACGACGTCGACTACGGCGAGCAGGTCGTCGTCGACTTCGAGGCCCGCCCGGTCGTCGTCGAGAAGTCCCGGGCCCGTGCGAACGACCTCCCCGCCGTCGCCGAGTCGTAG
- a CDS encoding ArsR/SmtB family transcription factor, translating to MESSMDPDGDTSEPGCCGASHELPESALAADVRVLSALGNATRYEALRIVAGSDDGVCVCELQPSLGVGQSAVSQALSRLYEAGLVTRRTEGRWRYYSATPLARRLTDTLDEVREREEES from the coding sequence ATGGAATCCTCGATGGACCCGGACGGCGACACGAGCGAACCCGGGTGCTGTGGCGCGAGCCACGAGCTCCCCGAGTCGGCGCTGGCGGCGGACGTGCGAGTGTTGTCGGCGCTCGGCAACGCGACGCGCTACGAGGCGCTGCGCATCGTGGCGGGGAGCGACGACGGCGTCTGCGTCTGCGAACTCCAGCCGAGTCTCGGCGTCGGCCAGAGCGCCGTGAGTCAGGCGCTCTCGCGGCTCTACGAGGCGGGGCTGGTCACCCGACGCACGGAGGGACGCTGGCGGTACTACTCGGCGACCCCGCTCGCCCGGCGACTGACCGACACCCTCGACGAGGTGCGCGAGCGCGAGGAGGAATCGTGA
- a CDS encoding zinc ribbon domain-containing protein has product MSTLTDHTYCRSCGTDLPDDTDVCPECGVNVRTDDVGTPTAYCRTCGEEIKAAAEICPHCGVRQRSPPGSATADLSAFVAENRAIVAAAASFFLPGLGQLVNEEVGKGIVVFVAFLAATFSLVVLVGFLAVPVVWAYGVYDAYVTGKRLQEEYRATY; this is encoded by the coding sequence ATGTCGACTCTCACCGACCACACGTACTGCCGGAGTTGCGGTACCGACCTCCCGGACGACACCGACGTCTGTCCCGAGTGCGGCGTCAACGTCCGCACCGACGACGTGGGCACCCCGACGGCCTACTGTCGGACGTGCGGCGAGGAGATAAAGGCGGCCGCGGAGATCTGCCCGCACTGCGGCGTCCGTCAGCGCTCGCCGCCGGGGTCTGCGACCGCCGACCTCTCGGCGTTCGTCGCGGAGAACCGCGCTATCGTCGCGGCGGCCGCGTCGTTCTTCCTCCCCGGCCTCGGCCAGCTCGTCAACGAGGAGGTCGGGAAGGGTATCGTCGTCTTCGTCGCGTTCCTCGCCGCGACGTTCTCGCTGGTCGTCCTCGTCGGCTTCCTCGCCGTCCCGGTGGTGTGGGCGTACGGCGTCTACGACGCCTACGTCACGGGGAAACGCCTGCAGGAGGAGTACCGGGCGACGTACTGA